A window of the Bernardetia sp. genome harbors these coding sequences:
- a CDS encoding Smr/MutS family protein: MKIGDRVRMLSGTEEGTVTKILKHGQVEIEIEDGFRLPVMAAEVVIINKQEEKYFGKKSPIVEEEEKPILKPTKKVKKSTVGEGIYLAFTDFNDKLLNVYLVNNISYSMLVTVSEQLEDGTEKHLFSEKIDKQNAPKVHRLSREEFNNWNPLIIRAIFFKKGDFEPKQSLFFKMGFNNSFFRVKRTAPVLERESYLFRVEGREIKLDLEPEKMQVVDAANLRERIIENSSKVSPYKTEAPPKEIDLHIEELAPDHYDIMTNEAIITMQLEYFELYLDKALAANMESIIFIHGIGVGKLRQEIHRRLSQHPHVKFYQDAYKDKFGYGATKAVFK; encoded by the coding sequence ATGAAAATAGGGGATAGAGTGCGTATGCTTTCAGGAACAGAAGAAGGCACTGTTACAAAAATACTAAAGCACGGACAAGTAGAAATAGAAATAGAAGATGGTTTTCGTTTGCCTGTTATGGCAGCTGAAGTTGTTATTATAAATAAACAAGAAGAGAAGTATTTTGGTAAAAAATCACCTATCGTAGAGGAAGAAGAAAAGCCAATTTTAAAGCCCACCAAAAAAGTAAAAAAATCTACTGTCGGAGAAGGGATTTACCTTGCCTTTACTGATTTCAATGATAAATTGTTGAATGTTTATCTTGTAAATAATATATCGTATTCTATGCTTGTTACAGTAAGTGAGCAGCTAGAAGACGGAACTGAAAAACATCTTTTTTCAGAAAAAATTGACAAGCAAAATGCTCCTAAAGTGCATAGGTTAAGTAGGGAAGAGTTTAATAATTGGAATCCTCTGATTATACGAGCTATTTTCTTCAAAAAAGGGGACTTCGAACCCAAACAAAGTCTATTTTTTAAGATGGGTTTTAATAATTCTTTTTTCAGAGTAAAGAGAACTGCACCTGTTTTGGAAAGAGAATCATATCTTTTTAGAGTAGAAGGAAGAGAAATTAAACTCGATTTAGAGCCAGAAAAAATGCAAGTAGTAGATGCTGCTAATTTGAGAGAACGAATCATAGAAAATAGCTCTAAGGTGTCTCCTTATAAAACAGAAGCTCCTCCCAAAGAGATTGATTTGCATATAGAAGAACTTGCTCCAGACCATTACGACATAATGACTAATGAAGCCATAATTACAATGCAGTTAGAATACTTCGAATTGTATTTGGATAAAGCCTTAGCTGCCAATATGGAATCCATTATTTTCATTCATGGAATAGGTGTTGGAAAACTAAGACAAGAAATTCATAGAAGATTGAGTCAGCATCCCCACGTCAAGTTTTATCAAGATGCTTATAAAGACAAGTTTGGATATGGAGCGACTAAAGCTGTTTTTAAATAA
- the rbfA gene encoding 30S ribosome-binding factor RbfA, translating to MQNESQRQKQVSKIIQKDIGEIFQIQSIGKDALVTITNVKSAPDLGLCRIYVSVFPPVKQYAVMEEIEKKSGLIRSELGKRVRHQFRQVPALEFFIDKTEEEAAEIEQLIDSLDIPPAPEEDDENYQDYKDEGRLSADDF from the coding sequence ATGCAAAACGAAAGCCAACGACAAAAACAGGTTTCGAAGATAATTCAGAAAGATATAGGCGAAATTTTTCAGATTCAAAGTATAGGAAAAGATGCTTTAGTAACAATTACTAATGTAAAATCTGCCCCCGATTTAGGACTTTGCAGAATTTACGTAAGTGTTTTTCCTCCAGTAAAGCAATATGCTGTAATGGAAGAGATTGAGAAAAAAAGTGGTCTGATTCGTAGTGAACTAGGCAAACGTGTTCGCCATCAATTCAGACAAGTTCCTGCACTAGAGTTTTTTATAGACAAAACAGAAGAAGAAGCTGCTGAAATCGAACAGCTCATCGATAGTCTAGATATTCCTCCTGCTCCAGAAGAAGACGATGAGAATTATCAAGATTACAAAGACGAAGGCAGGCTTAGCGCAGACGATTTCTAA